The genomic interval TCTCATATAAGACAGATAGTAAACATGTAAGAACCATGTAAGCATGGACAGGAAATTTGTTCAAAATACCAACTCATTCCAGAAAAGAGCAGCCCTTTTTTTGAAGGAAAAGTGGTGTTTCAACCATGTTCAGTCAGTACCTAACAAAAAATTACAGTATACTAATTTTTAAAAGTCTTGCATCTATCACACTTAATTCGATCTGTTGTTATGATATTGTAGTTTTCCAATCATCAGACTGTTTGATAATATCTTGACCAATAAAAAGCAAgcaatgtattttttttattcttttttgttCTATGAAATTGACACACTGTGTGATCAATACAGTATAGTGAAATTTGTCATCACAAACAGAGAGAACGGGTTTCACTCTGGTAAAAACCTTTATCGCGATGAACGGCAGTGCGCCGAAGTCACATGAGGGATGAAGAAAGCAAGCATAGTGAGAAAGAGGCGAGAGGTAATGAGAAATGCGAGGCCGAACAGATAACAAAGCTGCAGCACCTGAATCAGTCCTCCGTCCTTGGAATACGCGTCTTCCCCGGGAAGGAGCTCTCTTGGACAGAAGCTAGTGGCCGGAGGCGGAGGGGCAGTCGCCTAGCGGCGGCGATGGcgaagaaagaagaggagaagaggtcGCTTCGCTTCCCGTCGTTGTGATTGCAACTCGAAAACCCTTACCGGGTCGGATTGCTTCCTCCTGTTCGGAAAAATTTGATccataaaatcatgttttaaaaagatACCTTTACCGGGTCGGATTGCTTCCGCCTGGTCGGAAAAATTTGATCCAAAGAATCATGAATTAAAAAGATACCCTTACCGGGTCGGATTGCTACCGCCGACGGATCTCTATCACCACTCGAGTCCACTTCATCTGCACCTCCTCAACAAATCTACAGTGTTGGACCTAGAAACGACGACAGCGACGCAGTATCGATCCGTGCCGGAGGAGGAAAGAGATGAGCGACGGCGGAGAAGATGCTGTTAGGAGGCGGAACGCCGTGGCTGACTACAGGAAGAAGCTCCTCCAGCACAAGGAACTCGATTCCAGGCTCAGGACGCGTTCGTTTCTCGATCTGCTACGATCCCtcttcattttaatttatttggaATAGTTAATTCTGCGGTTCGACGCCGAGCAAGTTTAGATTTTgtgcctttttttaaaaaaaatatatattttctgttctttcttctTGTTTGATACATCGGCCTCTTACAAATTTTttgggagaaaaaaaaattaaagctttGTCGATTATTGCGTACATAAAAGACAGCTGTTTTTTTCCCCCCATTTTCCGTAATGATTTAACTTATGTTTTGTGCATCTAGAAATAATCATTCAAAACCCTTTTGATTGTATCCTAACGATTTATCAGAAACAAAATGTAGTGAGGGAGAATTTGAGAGCCTCAAAGAAGGAGTTTAATAAAACTGAGGATGATCTGAAGTCTCTCCAAAGTGTAGGGCAAATTATTGGAGAGGTGCTTAGGCCACTCGATAAGGAGCGATGTAAGTATACATGTATCTGTAAATTCTCTATTATGACTTGAAAAGTTTTATATTTCAATTCTTTATTCATTTGATTTCTATATTTCCCtgcatatttatatttttatttgtaaGTATGCATGTATATACAAAAGCTCTTTCCTTTCACCTATGTGGTCACATTTGAATCTTAAATAACCCATTTCAGTGGAAGAGAAAAGTTCTCCTGCTCATTTCAAATTGCATACATCACCTATCTACTTAATTCAGCCAAATAAAAGCATTATAATGGGGCATTATACAGCCAATCACAAGAAGGCATGTATTTGGTAGGTTTTAAGTGAGTGAAAAAAATGATTGCTTTGAAATAAGAAAGAGTTTCTGAATATTCTTCTAAGACCAACTCTAACCCTTAATATGAAACATACACAAGTAGTTGCAATTAGGTGAAGCCTGAGTTTGTTGAACCATTGTTTCTGTAGTTGGTAGGCACACTCCATTTCCTACTTTTAGATCTGGTTTACATATGTTATTTTGCATGTAGATTTCTTAGGTTTTTTGACAAGTTTATATGTTTCCCTTTGATAATGGAATGCACAAATAATGTATCTTTTGTTTTCacagttctttttcttttttctctatCTCATTCTTATTTTCTACTCTTCTTTTCTCTTGGCTTTAAACCTtgtcaaataataaaaaatgggctgaaattagctaaatttagTAATAAGTATATAGGTTTTACTCACTTTAAATGATAAGGTCCAGAcatcagccaagctagcttgacttTTAGATGACACTGGTTTCCACTGTTGATTTCATATCTCAGTCAATCGTCTAAATCAAATGTAATCACATGGTACGTTTAAACTTAAAGGAGATTcagaaggggagtcttggcgcaacggtaaagttgttgctttgtgaccaaaaggtcacgggttcgaatcctggaaacagtctcttgcaaaaagcagggtaaggctgcgtacaatggatccttccccgggacccagCATGGttggagcttcgtgcaccgggctgcccttttttttttttgcttcaataCTAAAATTCTATTCTTGAAACATATAGACAACATGATTTCTCATTCTAATGTAATCAATGTGTGATAAAAGAATTTGTTTGATGCTTTTCTCATCTATGTGGTTGTAAGGTAAACAAAATGAACAAACATGTTTTACCTTTATAGTGCTCAACGTAACAAATCATCACTGAGCTCTTGTTTTATTCAACTACAAAATTCATTTTGCTTGAATCTCTAACATTACTCAATTTGTGGTCAGCTTGAATGTAGCTTGTTTATGTAGTTAAATAATCTCCAGTTTGGCTAGTTGGCACATGCGAAGGAGCTTGAGCGCTGAAGTTCATACAAATTTGAACACATTTTAAACTGAATTTTTGTCTTGTTCACAAGCTCGATCTATAGCTATAATCAAATTTAAGCTTACTTTGTTGGAAATAATACTGGATCCATAGGTGTCGGTTAGACATATTCCGTGAATCGATGGATGAACACGTTTGTAAATCTGGAAATGATGATGTCTACAATGTTATGTAGATTATAAGTTTCAAAACCTATGCATATAGATGAGCATGTATGGCTGTGGCAAACTGTTTACATGCAAGTTCTATGCAAGTCCAAACATGAATTAGTCAAGCCAGAACAGAATTAGTGAATACTAGTATGTTCGTGAGCTTGTAAACTAATGTTTTGATGGCATCAAAGGGTTTATTCGTGAACATAAAAGAACCAATCTTTGGCCTGTTCTGGATGCAATTGAGAGATTGAGTTTATAAATCCCATATTTCATTCACGTAAGTATTGAGCaggtgtgtttttttttattgaattgaGCTCCAAGTTGCTAATAAGCAGTTGAGGTTCTAATCCTCCATTTGCTCATGATTCTGTATATTAATTTCTTGCTTCAACTGTATTCTTACCTTGTTTATTGTGTCTAGATTTATTTGAATTTAGGCAACACCTTTGTgttttttagttattgtaaagGCAAGCAGCGGACCAAGATATGTCGTTGGTTGTCGCAGCAAAGTGGACAAAGAGAAGCTTACATCGGGAACACGGGTGGTTCTAGACATGACTACTCTAACGATTATGCGCGCACTTCCACGTGAGGTTGGTTGTATATTTTTGGTTTCATGTTCCAGTTAAGATAATTGAGATAACACCATGAGTTTGCAATATGgtaccttttccttttcttcgTTGAAACTAGATAGCAATGCCATCAGAACTGCATGCCTTGCCTCATCCATTAAATTTGTAGGTTGATCCTGTTGTCTATAACATGCTCCATGAAGATCCTGGAAATGTTAGTTACTCAGCTGTTGGTGGGCTGTCTGACCAGATAAGGGAACTGAGAGAGTCAATTGAACTGCCCCTTATGAATCCAGAACTCTTTCTCAGAGTAGGGATTAAACCTCCAAAGGTTGGTAAAGATACTTAATAATGACCATTGTAAGAGATCTCTACTCTTGTTATTTCATACCCTTTTTTGCACATTGTGGTCTTTTCAGTGATAAACTAACTTCTGTCCAGATAagaaattggatttttttttattgttttatctatttatttgttGTTACTTCTAGTTTTATAAAACTCTATTATTACAGGGAGTCCTCCTCTATGGTCCACCCGGTACTGGAAAGACACTACTGGCCAGAGCAATCGCTAGCAACATAGATGCAAACTTTCTGAAGGTGGGATGATAGTGGTTCTTATTAGGATGCTGGGAATTCTAATTTATCATTTATTTCTTCAAATTTTTAACCATCTTATCTTCATGAGTAGATCGTGTCAAGTGCTATAATTGACAAATATATAGGTGAAAGTGCAAGGCTGATAAGGGAGATGTTTGGTTATGCACGTGAACACCAAGTAAAATTTC from Zingiber officinale cultivar Zhangliang chromosome 6B, Zo_v1.1, whole genome shotgun sequence carries:
- the LOC121992676 gene encoding 26S proteasome regulatory subunit S10B homolog B, yielding MSDGGEDAVRRRNAVADYRKKLLQHKELDSRLRTLRENLRASKKEFNKTEDDLKSLQSVGQIIGEVLRPLDKERFIVKASSGPRYVVGCRSKVDKEKLTSGTRVVLDMTTLTIMRALPREVDPVVYNMLHEDPGNVSYSAVGGLSDQIRELRESIELPLMNPELFLRVGIKPPKGVLLYGPPGTGKTLLARAIASNIDANFLKIVSSAIIDKYIGESARLIREMFGYAREHQPCIIFMDEIDAIGGRRFSEGTSADREIQRTLMELLNQLDGFDQLGKVKMIMATNRPDVLDPALLRPGRLDRKIEIPLPNEQSRMEILKIHAAGIAKHGDIDYEAVVKLAEGFNGADLRNVCTEAGMSAIRAERDYVIHEDFMKAVRKLNEAKKLESSAHYNADFGKD